Below is a genomic region from Planctomycetaceae bacterium.
CTCTCGAAGAACAACCGTGGCCTAGATGAACTTTGTTTTGCCAGGGATTGCGACTTCTGGCACCGGGACATCAGTCCATTCGTATGACGCCGGGGACAGGTCCTCTTTCGAATTCATCACCTGATCCCAGGTCAGTTTTTGCCCTGTGTAGGATGCCATCCGACCTGCAATTGCCATCATGGTGCTTTTGGACATGTAGTCGCCGTTGTTGATCGGTTTACCAGCGAGAATTCCGGCGAACAGTTCGTCATGTTCAATCTGATACATGTCGCCGCCTTCACCCTTGAAGCTCCAGATTTCATTGCCGCTGTGATCGAAGATCTTGTGGGCCATGACGTCAACACGGCCTTTCGTTCCAATGATGTAGTCTTCGACTTCTGTTTCACAATTTGGCCAGTGTCGGCATCTTGCGAACGCTTTCACACCATTTGCCCATTGATAGACCACATTGAAGTGGTCGTAGATATTGCCGTAGCGTTCGTCGGTCCGCACCTGACGCCCGCCACTGCCACTGATCGATACCGGAGGCTCATCGCCCATCGCCCACATCATCTTGTCGAGACTGTGGATGTGCTGCTCGACATTGAAGTCGCCCGAAAGCCACGTGTAGTAGTACCAGTTGCGAAGCTGGTATTCCATTTGATTCTTACACTGATCCGGAGTTCGACGTGGGTCCCAAACACCGCCAGTCATGTAGCTGCATTGCATTGACACAATATCGCCGATGGCGCCGTTTCTAATTTGTTCGAATGTCGCTCGTTTTCCGTGGTGGTACCGCCAGCAAAGTCCTGAGACGAGCGACAGATTCTTCTGTCGTGCAATCTCCGTTGATTCCAGCACAGACCGAACGCCCGGTGCATCGACGGCGACTG
It encodes:
- a CDS encoding Gfo/Idh/MocA family oxidoreductase, coding for MSSSMSSEGQSNVSRRMFMATGAAAVATSAVPGNLNAAIYADGSDRLKVGLIGCGGRGSGAASQALSAYEGAELVAFGDVFDDILESCRRRLTRSFNKEGKPDRVTADDAHCYVGFDAYKQVIDASDVVLLATTPHFRPLHLRAAVDAGKHVFCEKPVAVDAPGVRSVLESTEIARQKNLSLVSGLCWRYHHGKRATFEQIRNGAIGDIVSMQCSYMTGGVWDPRRTPDQCKNQMEYQLRNWYYYTWLSGDFNVEQHIHSLDKMMWAMGDEPPVSISGSGGRQVRTDERYGNIYDHFNVVYQWANGVKAFARCRHWPNCETEVEDYIIGTKGRVDVMAHKIFDHSGNEIWSFKGEGGDMYQIEHDELFAGILAGKPINNGDYMSKSTMMAIAGRMASYTGQKLTWDQVMNSKEDLSPASYEWTDVPVPEVAIPGKTKFI